In Mycobacterium branderi, the DNA window CGGCCAGGCCTTCGGTGAACGACACCACCCAGGCCTTGGACGCCGAGTACGTCGAGCCGCGACCCGACAACAGCCCCGCAACGCTGGCAACGTTGATGACGGTGCCTGATCGAGCGTCGAGCATGGCCGGCAGCGCGGCCCGGGTCAGCTGCATCACGGCGGTCACGTTGACGTCGAGCTGGGCCTGCAGCAGCGCCGGATCGGCGGTCCAGAACTCGCCGGAGGTGCCGAAGCCGGCGTTGTTGACCAAGACGTCGACGCCGCCGGCCAGCCGTTCGGCGACCTTGCCGCGGTCGGTGGCGTCGGCCAGGTCGGCCGGGAGCACCTCGACGTCGCGGCCGGCCTCGTCGCGCAGTTCGGCCGCGAGTTGGTTCAGCCGGTCGGCGTCGCGGGACACCAGCACCAGGTCGTAGCCGTCGGCCGCGTAGCGGCGTGCGTAGCCCTCGCCGATTCCGGAGGTGGGCCCGGTGATCAGGGCGACGGGACGCGGCACGGCGCCAGTGTAGTCAGCCCGGCGACGATGCAGAGCGCGCAGCGCGATGAGGAGGAGCCGGGCAATCGGGCTCAGCGCTGGTAATGCGTGGCCTGGTAGCCGTTGCGGCCGGCCGGCGGCGGGCGGCGGACCGCTTCCCCACGAGTGCTTTCCCGGCGCACCGGCTCGGCCGACGTGCGGCGCGTCGGCTCCGGACGCGGCGCCGACTCGGCGCGCCGCTGCGGGGATTCGGCGCGGCCGGCCGGGGCCAGCGGGCGGCTCGGGGCTGCGCTGCGGCGTGCGGCCGGTGCCGGTGTCGCGGCCTGCTGCGGCACGGGAGGAAGCACCCGCAGCAGGTCGTTGAATTGGCGCACGGT includes these proteins:
- a CDS encoding SDR family NAD(P)-dependent oxidoreductase, whose protein sequence is MPRPVALITGPTSGIGEGYARRYAADGYDLVLVSRDADRLNQLAAELRDEAGRDVEVLPADLADATDRGKVAERLAGGVDVLVNNAGFGTSGEFWTADPALLQAQLDVNVTAVMQLTRAALPAMLDARSGTVINVASVAGLLSGRGSTYSASKAWVVSFTEGLAGGLKGTGVSVHVVCPGYVHTEFHRRAGIDMTKLPSFLWLEVDDVVRDSLADIARGKVISVPGLQYKLLTGGARMLPRNLARATTNRFGRGRGRT